A genomic window from Camelina sativa cultivar DH55 chromosome 2, Cs, whole genome shotgun sequence includes:
- the LOC104730158 gene encoding disease resistance protein RML1A-like isoform X2 encodes MTVFYKVDPSDVQKQSGDFGRGFEKTCERKTEEEKQRWMRALTYVANIAGEHSLNWDDEAEMIEKIATDVSIKLNVTPSKDFDGMVGMETHLRKVNSCLRLECDEVKMIGIIGPAGIGKTTIARALFNQLSANFQLKCFMENLKGSYGNDGTDDYVSKLCLQSQLLSKILNQRDMKVHHLGAIKEWLQDQKVFIVLDDVDDLEQLDALAKEPSWFGLGSRIVITTEDRKILKAHWVTDIYLVDYPSEEEALEILSLYAFKQSSPWDGFEELAKKITNICGNLPLGLRVVGSSLRGESRDEWECQLSKLETSLDRKLENVLRMGYDKLLKKDQSLFLHIAFFFNNEAIVHVTTMLADSDLDVRNGLKTLADKSLVYVSTNGWITMHRLLQQLGRQVVYEQSDQPGKRQFLIEAEDIRNVLANETGTGSIVGISLDMSKIDEFFISGRAFEGMRNLRFLKIYGSHFSTLQMSENMEYLPRLRLLHWDSYPGTLLPQTFRPECLVEFHMAYSKLEKLWRGIQPLTNLKEIDLGYSKNLIEIPDLSKATSLKTLTLTSCTSLVELPSSIKNLHKLKKLMMMGCVKLQVVPTNINLASLEEVDMSDCSLLRSYPDISTNIKDLDVGNTKLEVHPSIVERLPRLEWFRIGSRNLKRLTHVPESVTHLDLSNSDIEKIPDCITSLSRLESLFVFKCRKLVTLQGLPSSLKYIDATDCGSLERVCFYFSDPMKDFMFHNCFSFQYPIRELMFQNCLNLDEESRRVLIQQRVYEYVCLPGKEVPAEFTHKTRGNTIIIPMVMDPDGTFFASSRFKACLLLSPIKYSYLDITCRLITAGGVTIMELNWDSMNVSHFITEHLFICGANLVRESLNVGVTANEIVFEFSCMDNAKIIECGVQILGEETESNSGSEVDYFETEGITDDHTDRNEYYEPEAAQCKYTCFWSWFKKLWSREENDDNKEENKNHHYDSKMMKKVFALGIALLLLYLVFP; translated from the exons ATGACTGTTTTTTACAAAGTTGATCCATCAGATGTTCAGAAACAGAGCGGAGATTTCGGAAGAGGTTTTGAGAAAACTTgtgaaagaaaaacagaggaggagaaacAGAGGTGGATGAGAGCTCTGACTTATGTAGCTAACATTGCCGGAGAACACTCTCTAAATTG gGATGATGAAGCTGAGATGATTGAGAAGATTGCTACTGATGTTTCAATCAAACTGAATGTTACACCATCGAAGGATTTTGACGGAATGGTGGGAATGGAAACTCACTTGAGGAAAGTGAACTCTTGTTTACGCCTAGAGTGCGATGAAGTAAAGATGATTGGAATCATTGGTCCTGCGGGAATTGGTAAGACAACCATTGCTCGAGCTTTATTCAACCAACTCTCTGCTAATTTTCAACTTAAATGTTTTATGGAGAACCTCAAGGGAAGTTATGGGAACGATGGTACGGATGATTATGTTTCAAAGTTGTGTTTACAAAGCCAACTTTTATCCAAGATTTTGAACCAAAGGGATATGAAGGTACATCATTTAGGCGCAATAAAGGAATGGCTACAAGACCAAAAAGTATTTATAGTTCTTGATGATGTAGATGATCTTGAACAACTAGATGCCTTGGCTAAAGAACCAtcttggtttggtttaggaagTCGGATTGTCATTACCACAGAAGATAGAAAGATATTGAAGGCACATTGGGTGACTGATATCTACCTCGTGGATTATCCATCCGAGGAAGAAGCTCTGGAGATTTTATCTCTATATGCTTTTAAGCAAAGTTCTCCATGGGATGGTTTTGAAGAGCTTgcaaagaaaattacaaatatttgcGGTAATCTTCCATTAGGCCTTCGTGTTGTGGGCTCATCTTTGCGTGGAGAGAGCAGGGACGAGTGGGAATGTCAATTATCTAAGCTAGAAACTAGCCTTGATAGAAAACTTGAGAATGTGTTAAGAATGGGATATGACAAATTATTGAAGAAAGATCAATCTTTGTTTCTCCACATTGCATTTTTCTTTAACAATGAAGCCATTGTTCATGTGACAACCATGCTAGCTGACAGTGACCTAGATGTCAGAAATGGGTTGAAGACCCTTGCAGATAAATCTCTCGTGTATGTATCAACCAATGGGTGGATCACGATGCATCGTTTACTGCAACAATTGGGGAGACAAGTTGTTTATGAACAGTCTGATCAACCTGGGAAACGTCAGTTTTTAATCGAGGCTGAAGATATTCGTAATGTATTGGCAAACGAAACT GGTACTGGATCTATCGTAGGTATATCACTTGATATGTCAAAGATCGATGAGTTCTTTATAAGTGGGCGAGCCTTTGAAGGAATGCGTAATCTCCGGTTCTTAAAAATCTATGGGAGCCATTTTAGTACATTGCAGATGTCAGAAAACATGGAATATTTACCACGTTTAAGGCTACTACATTGGGATTCATACCCAGGAACACTTCTTCCTCAAACATTTCGACCAGAATGCCTCGTTGAATTCCATATGGCATATAGTAAGCTCGAGAAGCTCTGGAGAGGTATCCAG CCGCTTACAAATCTTAAGGAGATAGATTTGGGATATTCCAAAAATTTGATAGAGATTCCAGATCTTTCAAAGGCTACTAGTCTCAAGACATTGACACTTACGTCTTGCACAAGTTTGGTGGAGCTTCCTTCTTCTATTAAGAATCTACACAAGTTAAaaaagttgatgatgatggggtGTGTAAAGCTACAAGTTGTTCCAACCAACATCAACTTAGCATCTCTTGAAGAAGTCGACATGAGCGATTGCTCACTGTTGAGAAGCTACCCGGATATTTCTACGAACATCAAGGATCTCGATGTTGGAAACACGAAGTTGGAAGTTCATCCATCAATTGTTGAACGTTTGCCTCGTCTTGAGTGGTTTCGTATAGGTAGCAGAAACCTCAAGAGACTAACACATGTCCCAGAAAGTGTAACACATCTAGACCTAAGCAACAGCGATATAGAGAAGATTCCAGATTGCATCACAAGTCTCTCTCGACTAGAGAGTCTTTTCGTCTTCAAGTGCAGAAAACTCGTAACATTGCAGGGTCTTCCGTCTTCGCTCAAGTACATAGATGCGACGGATTGTGGATCACTCGAGAGAGTCTGTTTCTATTTCAGTGATCCAATGAAGGACTTCATGTTCCACAATTGTTTCTCATTCCAATATCCAATCAGGGAACTCATGTTCCAAAACTGtttgaatcttgatgaagaatcaagaagagTACTCATACAACAACGTGTTTACGAATATGTATGTTTACCAGGTAAAGAAGTTCCGGCGGAGTTCACTCACAAAACTAGAGGAAATACCATAATCATCCCTATGGTTATGGATCCTGATGGAACTTTCTTTGCATCCTCAAGATTTAAGGCTTGTCTTCTGCTTTCACCAATCAAGTACTCATATCTTGATATAACTTGTCGTCTAATAACAGCAGGAGGTGTTACCATCATGGAACTTAATTGGGATTCAATGAATGTTTCTCATTTCATAACAGAGCATCTGTTTATATGTGGTGCTAACTTGGTTCGAGAATCACTTAACGTGGGTGTGACTGCGAACGAGATTGTGTTTGAGTTCAGCTGCATGGACAACGCCAAGATTATTGAGTGCGGTGTACAGATCTTGGGTGAGGAAACAGAGAGTAACAGTGGTAGCGAAGTGGATTACTTTGAAACTGAAGGCATCACCGACGACCATACGGATAGAAATGAGTACTATGAACCTGAAGCTGCTCAATGTAAATATACATGTTTTTGGAGTTGGTTTAAGAAGCTTTGgtcaagagaagaaaatgatgacaacaaagaagaaaacaagaaccacCATTATGAttcaaagatgatgaagaaggtgTTTGCATTAGGTATAGCTTTGCTTTTGCTATATCTTGTTTTCCCATAG
- the LOC104730158 gene encoding disease resistance protein RML1A-like isoform X3, which translates to MKVHHLGAIKEWLQDQKVFIVLDDVDDLEQLDALAKEPSWFGLGSRIVITTEDRKILKAHWVTDIYLVDYPSEEEALEILSLYAFKQSSPWDGFEELAKKITNICGNLPLGLRVVGSSLRGESRDEWECQLSKLETSLDRKLENVLRMGYDKLLKKDQSLFLHIAFFFNNEAIVHVTTMLADSDLDVRNGLKTLADKSLVYVSTNGWITMHRLLQQLGRQVVYEQSDQPGKRQFLIEAEDIRNVLANETGTGSIVGISLDMSKIDEFFISGRAFEGMRNLRFLKIYGSHFSTLQMSENMEYLPRLRLLHWDSYPGTLLPQTFRPECLVEFHMAYSKLEKLWRGIQPLTNLKEIDLGYSKNLIEIPDLSKATSLKTLTLTSCTSLVELPSSIKNLHKLKKLMMMGCVKLQVVPTNINLASLEEVDMSDCSLLRSYPDISTNIKDLDVGNTKLEVHPSIVERLPRLEWFRIGSRNLKRLTHVPESVTHLDLSNSDIEKIPDCITSLSRLESLFVFKCRKLVTLQGLPSSLKYIDATDCGSLERVCFYFSDPMKDFMFHNCFSFQYPIRELMFQNCLNLDEESRRVLIQQRVYEYVCLPGKEVPAEFTHKTRGNTIIIPMVMDPDGTFFASSRFKACLLLSPIKYSYLDITCRLITAGGVTIMELNWDSMNVSHFITEHLFICGANLVRESLNVGVTANEIVFEFSCMDNAKIIECGVQILGEETESNSGSEVDYFETEGITDDHTDRNEYYEPEAAQCKYTCFWSWFKKLWSREENDDNKEENKNHHYDSKMMKKVFALGIALLLLYLVFP; encoded by the exons ATGAAGGTACATCATTTAGGCGCAATAAAGGAATGGCTACAAGACCAAAAAGTATTTATAGTTCTTGATGATGTAGATGATCTTGAACAACTAGATGCCTTGGCTAAAGAACCAtcttggtttggtttaggaagTCGGATTGTCATTACCACAGAAGATAGAAAGATATTGAAGGCACATTGGGTGACTGATATCTACCTCGTGGATTATCCATCCGAGGAAGAAGCTCTGGAGATTTTATCTCTATATGCTTTTAAGCAAAGTTCTCCATGGGATGGTTTTGAAGAGCTTgcaaagaaaattacaaatatttgcGGTAATCTTCCATTAGGCCTTCGTGTTGTGGGCTCATCTTTGCGTGGAGAGAGCAGGGACGAGTGGGAATGTCAATTATCTAAGCTAGAAACTAGCCTTGATAGAAAACTTGAGAATGTGTTAAGAATGGGATATGACAAATTATTGAAGAAAGATCAATCTTTGTTTCTCCACATTGCATTTTTCTTTAACAATGAAGCCATTGTTCATGTGACAACCATGCTAGCTGACAGTGACCTAGATGTCAGAAATGGGTTGAAGACCCTTGCAGATAAATCTCTCGTGTATGTATCAACCAATGGGTGGATCACGATGCATCGTTTACTGCAACAATTGGGGAGACAAGTTGTTTATGAACAGTCTGATCAACCTGGGAAACGTCAGTTTTTAATCGAGGCTGAAGATATTCGTAATGTATTGGCAAACGAAACT GGTACTGGATCTATCGTAGGTATATCACTTGATATGTCAAAGATCGATGAGTTCTTTATAAGTGGGCGAGCCTTTGAAGGAATGCGTAATCTCCGGTTCTTAAAAATCTATGGGAGCCATTTTAGTACATTGCAGATGTCAGAAAACATGGAATATTTACCACGTTTAAGGCTACTACATTGGGATTCATACCCAGGAACACTTCTTCCTCAAACATTTCGACCAGAATGCCTCGTTGAATTCCATATGGCATATAGTAAGCTCGAGAAGCTCTGGAGAGGTATCCAG CCGCTTACAAATCTTAAGGAGATAGATTTGGGATATTCCAAAAATTTGATAGAGATTCCAGATCTTTCAAAGGCTACTAGTCTCAAGACATTGACACTTACGTCTTGCACAAGTTTGGTGGAGCTTCCTTCTTCTATTAAGAATCTACACAAGTTAAaaaagttgatgatgatggggtGTGTAAAGCTACAAGTTGTTCCAACCAACATCAACTTAGCATCTCTTGAAGAAGTCGACATGAGCGATTGCTCACTGTTGAGAAGCTACCCGGATATTTCTACGAACATCAAGGATCTCGATGTTGGAAACACGAAGTTGGAAGTTCATCCATCAATTGTTGAACGTTTGCCTCGTCTTGAGTGGTTTCGTATAGGTAGCAGAAACCTCAAGAGACTAACACATGTCCCAGAAAGTGTAACACATCTAGACCTAAGCAACAGCGATATAGAGAAGATTCCAGATTGCATCACAAGTCTCTCTCGACTAGAGAGTCTTTTCGTCTTCAAGTGCAGAAAACTCGTAACATTGCAGGGTCTTCCGTCTTCGCTCAAGTACATAGATGCGACGGATTGTGGATCACTCGAGAGAGTCTGTTTCTATTTCAGTGATCCAATGAAGGACTTCATGTTCCACAATTGTTTCTCATTCCAATATCCAATCAGGGAACTCATGTTCCAAAACTGtttgaatcttgatgaagaatcaagaagagTACTCATACAACAACGTGTTTACGAATATGTATGTTTACCAGGTAAAGAAGTTCCGGCGGAGTTCACTCACAAAACTAGAGGAAATACCATAATCATCCCTATGGTTATGGATCCTGATGGAACTTTCTTTGCATCCTCAAGATTTAAGGCTTGTCTTCTGCTTTCACCAATCAAGTACTCATATCTTGATATAACTTGTCGTCTAATAACAGCAGGAGGTGTTACCATCATGGAACTTAATTGGGATTCAATGAATGTTTCTCATTTCATAACAGAGCATCTGTTTATATGTGGTGCTAACTTGGTTCGAGAATCACTTAACGTGGGTGTGACTGCGAACGAGATTGTGTTTGAGTTCAGCTGCATGGACAACGCCAAGATTATTGAGTGCGGTGTACAGATCTTGGGTGAGGAAACAGAGAGTAACAGTGGTAGCGAAGTGGATTACTTTGAAACTGAAGGCATCACCGACGACCATACGGATAGAAATGAGTACTATGAACCTGAAGCTGCTCAATGTAAATATACATGTTTTTGGAGTTGGTTTAAGAAGCTTTGgtcaagagaagaaaatgatgacaacaaagaagaaaacaagaaccacCATTATGAttcaaagatgatgaagaaggtgTTTGCATTAGGTATAGCTTTGCTTTTGCTATATCTTGTTTTCCCATAG
- the LOC104730158 gene encoding disease resistance protein RML1A-like isoform X1, with protein sequence MASSSSLTQIRRYHVFLSFHGPDVRRSFLSHLHKHFASKGITTFKDQGIERGHTIRHELVQAIRESRVSIVVLSKKYASSSWCLDELVEILKCKEGQGQTLMTVFYKVDPSDVQKQSGDFGRGFEKTCERKTEEEKQRWMRALTYVANIAGEHSLNWDDEAEMIEKIATDVSIKLNVTPSKDFDGMVGMETHLRKVNSCLRLECDEVKMIGIIGPAGIGKTTIARALFNQLSANFQLKCFMENLKGSYGNDGTDDYVSKLCLQSQLLSKILNQRDMKVHHLGAIKEWLQDQKVFIVLDDVDDLEQLDALAKEPSWFGLGSRIVITTEDRKILKAHWVTDIYLVDYPSEEEALEILSLYAFKQSSPWDGFEELAKKITNICGNLPLGLRVVGSSLRGESRDEWECQLSKLETSLDRKLENVLRMGYDKLLKKDQSLFLHIAFFFNNEAIVHVTTMLADSDLDVRNGLKTLADKSLVYVSTNGWITMHRLLQQLGRQVVYEQSDQPGKRQFLIEAEDIRNVLANETGTGSIVGISLDMSKIDEFFISGRAFEGMRNLRFLKIYGSHFSTLQMSENMEYLPRLRLLHWDSYPGTLLPQTFRPECLVEFHMAYSKLEKLWRGIQPLTNLKEIDLGYSKNLIEIPDLSKATSLKTLTLTSCTSLVELPSSIKNLHKLKKLMMMGCVKLQVVPTNINLASLEEVDMSDCSLLRSYPDISTNIKDLDVGNTKLEVHPSIVERLPRLEWFRIGSRNLKRLTHVPESVTHLDLSNSDIEKIPDCITSLSRLESLFVFKCRKLVTLQGLPSSLKYIDATDCGSLERVCFYFSDPMKDFMFHNCFSFQYPIRELMFQNCLNLDEESRRVLIQQRVYEYVCLPGKEVPAEFTHKTRGNTIIIPMVMDPDGTFFASSRFKACLLLSPIKYSYLDITCRLITAGGVTIMELNWDSMNVSHFITEHLFICGANLVRESLNVGVTANEIVFEFSCMDNAKIIECGVQILGEETESNSGSEVDYFETEGITDDHTDRNEYYEPEAAQCKYTCFWSWFKKLWSREENDDNKEENKNHHYDSKMMKKVFALGIALLLLYLVFP encoded by the exons AtggcgtcttcttcttctttgactcAGATCAGAAGGTACCATGTCTTTCTGAGCTTCCACGGCCCAGATGTTCGTAGATCATTCCTCAGTCATTTGCATAAACACTTTGCAAGCAAAGGGATCACGACATTTAAGGATCAAGGCATTGAGAGAGGCCACACCATCAGACATGAACTCGTACAAGCCATTAGAGAATCAAGAGTCTCGATCGTTGTGCTATCGAAGAAGTATGCTTCTTCAAGTTGGTGTTTAGATGAACTGGTTGAAATCTTGAAATGCAAAGAAGGTCAGGGGCAGACATTGATGACTGTTTTTTACAAAGTTGATCCATCAGATGTTCAGAAACAGAGCGGAGATTTCGGAAGAGGTTTTGAGAAAACTTgtgaaagaaaaacagaggaggagaaacAGAGGTGGATGAGAGCTCTGACTTATGTAGCTAACATTGCCGGAGAACACTCTCTAAATTG gGATGATGAAGCTGAGATGATTGAGAAGATTGCTACTGATGTTTCAATCAAACTGAATGTTACACCATCGAAGGATTTTGACGGAATGGTGGGAATGGAAACTCACTTGAGGAAAGTGAACTCTTGTTTACGCCTAGAGTGCGATGAAGTAAAGATGATTGGAATCATTGGTCCTGCGGGAATTGGTAAGACAACCATTGCTCGAGCTTTATTCAACCAACTCTCTGCTAATTTTCAACTTAAATGTTTTATGGAGAACCTCAAGGGAAGTTATGGGAACGATGGTACGGATGATTATGTTTCAAAGTTGTGTTTACAAAGCCAACTTTTATCCAAGATTTTGAACCAAAGGGATATGAAGGTACATCATTTAGGCGCAATAAAGGAATGGCTACAAGACCAAAAAGTATTTATAGTTCTTGATGATGTAGATGATCTTGAACAACTAGATGCCTTGGCTAAAGAACCAtcttggtttggtttaggaagTCGGATTGTCATTACCACAGAAGATAGAAAGATATTGAAGGCACATTGGGTGACTGATATCTACCTCGTGGATTATCCATCCGAGGAAGAAGCTCTGGAGATTTTATCTCTATATGCTTTTAAGCAAAGTTCTCCATGGGATGGTTTTGAAGAGCTTgcaaagaaaattacaaatatttgcGGTAATCTTCCATTAGGCCTTCGTGTTGTGGGCTCATCTTTGCGTGGAGAGAGCAGGGACGAGTGGGAATGTCAATTATCTAAGCTAGAAACTAGCCTTGATAGAAAACTTGAGAATGTGTTAAGAATGGGATATGACAAATTATTGAAGAAAGATCAATCTTTGTTTCTCCACATTGCATTTTTCTTTAACAATGAAGCCATTGTTCATGTGACAACCATGCTAGCTGACAGTGACCTAGATGTCAGAAATGGGTTGAAGACCCTTGCAGATAAATCTCTCGTGTATGTATCAACCAATGGGTGGATCACGATGCATCGTTTACTGCAACAATTGGGGAGACAAGTTGTTTATGAACAGTCTGATCAACCTGGGAAACGTCAGTTTTTAATCGAGGCTGAAGATATTCGTAATGTATTGGCAAACGAAACT GGTACTGGATCTATCGTAGGTATATCACTTGATATGTCAAAGATCGATGAGTTCTTTATAAGTGGGCGAGCCTTTGAAGGAATGCGTAATCTCCGGTTCTTAAAAATCTATGGGAGCCATTTTAGTACATTGCAGATGTCAGAAAACATGGAATATTTACCACGTTTAAGGCTACTACATTGGGATTCATACCCAGGAACACTTCTTCCTCAAACATTTCGACCAGAATGCCTCGTTGAATTCCATATGGCATATAGTAAGCTCGAGAAGCTCTGGAGAGGTATCCAG CCGCTTACAAATCTTAAGGAGATAGATTTGGGATATTCCAAAAATTTGATAGAGATTCCAGATCTTTCAAAGGCTACTAGTCTCAAGACATTGACACTTACGTCTTGCACAAGTTTGGTGGAGCTTCCTTCTTCTATTAAGAATCTACACAAGTTAAaaaagttgatgatgatggggtGTGTAAAGCTACAAGTTGTTCCAACCAACATCAACTTAGCATCTCTTGAAGAAGTCGACATGAGCGATTGCTCACTGTTGAGAAGCTACCCGGATATTTCTACGAACATCAAGGATCTCGATGTTGGAAACACGAAGTTGGAAGTTCATCCATCAATTGTTGAACGTTTGCCTCGTCTTGAGTGGTTTCGTATAGGTAGCAGAAACCTCAAGAGACTAACACATGTCCCAGAAAGTGTAACACATCTAGACCTAAGCAACAGCGATATAGAGAAGATTCCAGATTGCATCACAAGTCTCTCTCGACTAGAGAGTCTTTTCGTCTTCAAGTGCAGAAAACTCGTAACATTGCAGGGTCTTCCGTCTTCGCTCAAGTACATAGATGCGACGGATTGTGGATCACTCGAGAGAGTCTGTTTCTATTTCAGTGATCCAATGAAGGACTTCATGTTCCACAATTGTTTCTCATTCCAATATCCAATCAGGGAACTCATGTTCCAAAACTGtttgaatcttgatgaagaatcaagaagagTACTCATACAACAACGTGTTTACGAATATGTATGTTTACCAGGTAAAGAAGTTCCGGCGGAGTTCACTCACAAAACTAGAGGAAATACCATAATCATCCCTATGGTTATGGATCCTGATGGAACTTTCTTTGCATCCTCAAGATTTAAGGCTTGTCTTCTGCTTTCACCAATCAAGTACTCATATCTTGATATAACTTGTCGTCTAATAACAGCAGGAGGTGTTACCATCATGGAACTTAATTGGGATTCAATGAATGTTTCTCATTTCATAACAGAGCATCTGTTTATATGTGGTGCTAACTTGGTTCGAGAATCACTTAACGTGGGTGTGACTGCGAACGAGATTGTGTTTGAGTTCAGCTGCATGGACAACGCCAAGATTATTGAGTGCGGTGTACAGATCTTGGGTGAGGAAACAGAGAGTAACAGTGGTAGCGAAGTGGATTACTTTGAAACTGAAGGCATCACCGACGACCATACGGATAGAAATGAGTACTATGAACCTGAAGCTGCTCAATGTAAATATACATGTTTTTGGAGTTGGTTTAAGAAGCTTTGgtcaagagaagaaaatgatgacaacaaagaagaaaacaagaaccacCATTATGAttcaaagatgatgaagaaggtgTTTGCATTAGGTATAGCTTTGCTTTTGCTATATCTTGTTTTCCCATAG
- the LOC104730151 gene encoding 40S ribosomal protein S10-2 produces MIISEKNRREISKYLFKEGVLFAKKDFNLPQHPLIESVPNLQVIKLMQSFKSKEYVRETFAWMHYYWFLTNEGIDFLRTYLNLPSEIVPATLKKQQKPLGRPMGGPHGDRPRGPPRDGERRSGDREGYRGGPRSGGEYGDKSGAPADYQPAFRAPSGGARQGFGRGAGGFGGGAGPAAGSDLP; encoded by the exons ATG ATCATATCAGAGAAGAATCGTCGTGAGATCTCCAAGTACCTCTTCAAAG AGGGTGTTTTGTTTGCTAAAAAGGATTTCAATTTGCCACAACATCCTTTGATTGAGAGTGTTCCGAATCTGCAAGTTATCAAGTTGATGCAGAGTTTCAAATCTAAGGAATATGTTCGTGAGACCTTTGCCTGGATGCATTACTACTGGTTCCTCACAAATGAAGGCATTGACTTTCTCAGGACTTACCTCAATCTCCCATCTGAGATTGTTCCTGCTACtttgaagaagcaacagaagCCTCTTGGTCGACCTATGGGAGGCCCACATGGTGACCGTCCCCG TGGCCCACCTCGTGATGGAGAGAGGAGGTCTGGTGACAGAGAGGGATACCGCGGAGGTCCTAGATCAGGTGGAGAGTATGGTGACAAGAGTGGAGCTCCTGCTGATTACCAGCCAGCCTTCAGG GCACCTTCTGGTGGAGCTAGGCAAGGGTTTGGTCGTGGAGCCGGTGGTTTTGGTGGTGGTGCTGGTCCAGCTGCTGGATCTGATCTTCCTTGA